The window CCCATGGTTTTCCAGTAGCCGAAGCCCAGCGCCTGAGCCGCTTCGTATTGGCCTTTGGGCAGGTTCTGCAGGCCGCCGCGCAAGGTCTCGGCCATGTAGGCGGCGGTGAACAGAATCAGCACCAGTTGCACCCGCAACAGGATGTCGAACGCAGAGCCCGGCGGCAGGAACAGCTGGATCATCAGCGAAGCCATGAACAACAACGAGATGACCGGCACCGAACGCACCAGCTCGATGTAGGTGACGCTGAGCATGCGAATGACCGGCTTCTTCGAGCGGCGCCCCAGGGCCAGCAGAATCCCGATGGGCAAGGCGAAGATCATGCCCACCGTGCCGAGGAACACCGTGACCATCATCCCGGCGAACTTGGTCGACGAGATTTCCGGCAGACCCGCGCCACCCTTGAGCAGCCACCACATGACCACCGGCAACAGCGCCAGGTAGCCAATCAGCAGGCGGCGATCCAGACGCTTGAAGAACAGCAGGACGAAGGCGAACACCGCCAGAAACAGCGCGATGTTGACGCGCCAGCGCTCGGCTTCCGGATAAAAGCCGTACACGAACAGGTTCCAGCGCTGGGTAATCGGCAGCCAGCACGCGCCATGGGGGTTGCACTCAGTACGCGCGGTGCCGACAAAGGTAGCGTCGAACACCAGCCAGTTAAGCGCCGCAGGAATGGCCCACAGCAGCAGCGCCAGCACGACGAGGGTCAGCAGACCGTGACCGACACTGGGGAACAGGTGCTGGCGGGTCCACTCGCGTATCTGTACCGGCAACGGCTTGCTCGGCGGCAGGCGCTCGGCGGTGGGTTGATTGATCATGTTCACCGTCAATGGCCTCGCTGGCTGATGCGATGGTTGTAGATGTTCATCGCGATGGAAATCAGCAAGCTGATCACGCAGTAAGTGCCCATCACTAACGCGATGCACTCAATGGCCTGACCGGTCTGGTTCAGGGTGGTGCCGCCGGTGGACGAGACCATCTCCATGAAGCCGATGACCACGCCCAGAGAGGAGTTCTTGACGATGTTCAGGTAGGTATTGGTGACCTGCGGGATCATCGGATAAATCGCCTGGGGCACGATCAGCTGGCGCATGGTCGGGCCATATTCGAAGCCCAGCGCCTTGGCCGCCTCATACTGACCGCGCTGCACCGACTGGATCGCGCCACGCACGATTTCGGCAATGTAGCTGGCGCTGTAGAACGACAAGGCCAGCCACAAGGCAAGCAACTCCGGCACCAGCGCCACGCCACCCTTGAAGCCGAAGCCCTTGGCGGCCGGGACTTCCCAACTCCAGTGCGCATCGCTCAAGGCGTACGCCAGCAGCGGCAACAGCAGCGCACCGGCCAACAACAGCGGCCAGCGGCGCGGAGTGAAGCTGCGCCATTGGGAGTTGGCGTCGCGAAAGCGGCAGGCGATCAAGCCGAGCAATGCGCCCAGGGCCATCAACGCCAGGCCCCAACCCACCAACGATCCGTTGGCAGGCCATGGCAGCATCAGGCCGCTGTTGCTCAGATACGCAATATCAAACAATGAAACCGCCTGTTTGACGCCCGGCAGCGCCAGTGCCAGCCCGTACCACCAGACCAGATGCACCACCAGCGGCACGTTACGCAGAAACTCAATGCTGGCGCCGGCCAGACGATTGATCAGCCAGTTCTCGGACACCTTGCACAGGCCTAACGCCACGCCCACGACAGTAGCGGTCACGATACTCATCACCGAGACCAGCAGCGTATTGAGCAACCCCACCACATACGCACGGCCGTAGGTATCGTTGGGGGTGAAGTCGATCAGTTTGAAGCTGATGTCATAACCGGCCCGCTGTGACAGGAAGTCAAAGCCGGAGGCGATGTTCAGTGCCTTCAAATTAAGGCTGGCGTTGTGCGCCAGCACGTAAAACACAGCTGCAACAATGGCCAGAACCAGGCCTTGCTGCA of the Paucimonas lemoignei genome contains:
- the yhdY_2 gene encoding amino acid ABC transporter permease, with the translated sequence MNMINQPTAERLPPSKPLPVQIREWTRQHLFPSVGHGLLTLVVLALLLWAIPAALNWLVFDATFVGTARTECNPHGACWLPITQRWNLFVYGFYPEAERWRVNIALFLAVFAFVLLFFKRLDRRLLIGYLALLPVVMWWLLKGGAGLPEISSTKFAGMMVTVFLGTVGMIFALPIGILLALGRRSKKPVIRMLSVTYIELVRSVPVISLLFMASLMIQLFLPPGSAFDILLRVQLVLILFTAAYMAETLRGGLQNLPKGQYEAAQALGFGYWKTMGQIVLPQVLKQSIAPLLTQFIGLFKETTLVMIVGVLDIVGIAMSTAAAPEWVGYGHEIYIFLAIYFFVICFALSRYARHLEKKLEQNRS
- the yhdY_3 gene encoding amino acid ABC transporter permease encodes the protein MWTQRLQNARVLSVLQQGLVLAIVAAVFYVLAHNASLNLKALNIASGFDFLSQRAGYDISFKLIDFTPNDTYGRAYVVGLLNTLLVSVMSIVTATVVGVALGLCKVSENWLINRLAGASIEFLRNVPLVVHLVWWYGLALALPGVKQAVSLFDIAYLSNSGLMLPWPANGSLVGWGLALMALGALLGLIACRFRDANSQWRSFTPRRWPLLLAGALLLPLLAYALSDAHWSWEVPAAKGFGFKGGVALVPELLALWLALSFYSASYIAEIVRGAIQSVQRGQYEAAKALGFEYGPTMRQLIVPQAIYPMIPQVTNTYLNIVKNSSLGVVIGFMEMVSSTGGTTLNQTGQAIECIALVMGTYCVISLLISIAMNIYNHRISQRGH